The following is a genomic window from Peromyscus leucopus breed LL Stock chromosome 12, UCI_PerLeu_2.1, whole genome shotgun sequence.
CTACataagcactgtaccactgagctcaCCAGCTCTTTTCCATGATCTCAGAGGATCTGGAATCTGGAGGTGTTCCCTACTTCAGTCGATCCCAGTATCCCTTAGTTCCTTTCTGGGTCTCCAGCCAAGCCAATGAGTCAACACaaggctgagcagcagcaggagaacaCATGCATCGGATTAATGTTGCACAGCCCTGGAGATTTCCACAAGGAGATGTGGACCAGAGAAATGACCAAAACATTGGACATGGtaccacacacctgtaatcccagccctcaagaggattatgagttcaggaccagcctgggctacatagcctgGCTCAAGAAATCGGGCTGATAATGCAGCTCAGTAGTTGAGTGCCTGCCTCGAACACACAAGGTTCCATCCACAACCCAAAGGAAATCAAGAACAAGGACCAAGGTTTCCCTGCTTTATGAGGCCAAGTGTTAATTCTGTGGGGAGAAACAGGACACAGATCTCTCTGTGATTCTAGGGATATCACTTGGTCATCTAAGGGGCTGTGAATCCAGCTGGAAAATGAGTGTCACTCCAGTGAGATCATTTACTTGGgtctccagccccatgaacaGTTTCTGCTGATGAAGGCTGTTGTTCTGTCTTGGTAACAGCGGACCCCCTCCCAAGAAATCTTCACATTCTGCTGCATGTAGGAAGAGACAGGGCATGTGACCCATCCTGCACACACAGTTCCTCTTTCAGCTTGAAACAGTCAGAATGCCAGTTCAGTGTGAGATGTCagctgttgttggagggcttttctccaggttccccaagccccgcagtcccacaatccacatataaaataatcactcagacgattatatcacttataaactgtatggccgtggcaggcttcttgctaactgttcttttatcttaaattaacccatttttataaatctataccttgccacgtggctggtggcttaccagagtctttacatgttgcttctcctggcagtggctgcagtgtctcccccctcagccttccgcttcccagaattctcctctctccttgtcccacctacttcttgcctggcaacctacttcctgtctggtcactggccatcagtgttttatttatatagagcaatatccacagcagtcatcTTCCCTGAGAACGCAGCCAGGGTTGGGATCTGTGCCTCACTGGCCTCCACACGGCTCTGACCCAGTGAGTCATGTGGGCATATGCTCTGGACCTTGGCCCTCCTTTAGCACAAGGGACCAATGGGTGTACTAAGCTGAGCACGTGATGGGTGAGGCAGGAAGGGCACACAGCACATAAACCTGTCTTCTCTGCTCTGGTCCTGCAGATGCTGTTCGCTGTCATCTCACTGGGTCTCCTGTTGTTGACCCTCTTCCTGTTCCTGCGACGCCTAGGATGGGATATGTTACCAATCATCTGGATTGAATTCGTGCAGCAGCCAGTCCGCAACCTGCTCATGGGTGACACAAAGGAGCAGCGCATCCTTCGCCATGTGCAGCAGCATGCCAAGCCTGGAGACCCCCAGAGCGTCCTGGACGCCATTGACACCTACTGCTCAGAGAAGGAGTGGGCCATGAATGTGGGTGCCTCGAAAGGTACGTGGCCCAGCCTGCAGTCGGGGCTTAGAAATGGAAACccagaactgggcatggtggtccagCCAGCAGGGGAGCCTGTTAAAGGGGAGAGGGAATCATGGGTCATGCCCCTGCCTGACCCCCTTAGAGACAGTAACATCTACACATGAAGGAACCAGGTAGATGGTTCGGAGAGTGCGAtcgaggtggggtgggggtgtgtgtgtgcaaaatccTGAGGACTCTCCAAGGGTATGTAGAGTGAGGTCCTCTGGGCTATCAGGAGGCTAAGGACCTTTCTCAGCAGCAATCAGGAGCTTGAGACAAGTGGGAAAGGTACTGGTCTAGGGAGGGGTGAGACCCAGACCTGGGGGTAGGGTTCCCCTCCTGCTTGTATTCATATCTTCCTCACCACCCTCTAGGCCAAATATTGGATGCAGTGATTCGGGAGTACAAGCCCTCActggtgctggagctgggagCTTACTGTGGCTACTCGGCCACACGGATAGCCCGCCTGCTGCCACCTGGAGGCCGGCTCCTCACCATGGAGATGAACCCGGACTATGCCGCCATCACCAGGCAGATGCTGAGCCTGGCAGGCTTGCAGGACAAAGTATGGCCCTGCAACCAGTGTGGCTGGGAGGGCTGAGCgggcagtggggagggagagggattgGTTCCGTCACTGAGCACCTGCCAACCTGCCATGTCACAGGAGGAAACCCCAGCAGGTTAGGGCACATCTCCCTGACCTATCCTAGAGAGCCAGCACCTCCAGACCGCCCCAGGAGAGACTACCCAGCAGACTCCTCTCTGGAGCCCCGAAGGAAATGATGTAGATACATGTGGGTCCAGACAGGCTCCTGCCTATCCCTGTGGGCACAGCACTGACAGAATACTCTTCCAGGTCACCATCCTCATTGGGGCATCCCAGGACCTCATCCCGCAGCTGAAGACCAAGTATGATGTGGACACCTTAGACATGGTCTTTCTTGACCACTGGAAAGACCGCTACCTGCCAGACACACGTCTCCTGGAGGTGAGCTGAGCGGCCCCTGCCTGGAAGGATGGCTTCTGTGCTCACTGCTGGGGTACCTGTGCCTCGGCCACTGAGGACCCCTACTGTGGGTCCGGGGACAGGCTGGGAATCTGGTGGGCTGCAGAGGCCCTGTGGCAGGTGGAAATGAAGGGAGGGGTCTGGGTAGGAGTGCCAGGGCCAGGGATCCCCTGCCCTGCAAGCAGGGGTCTGCGAGGGAGTGAGAAGTGCACCAGAGACTAGAACACCTGGGATGAAGGACACGTCTCTGAGTCCCCAAGGGAGCAGAACTGGCCTCAGCTTGGGTCTGACTGGGGTCCACTGGGCTAGCCACAGGAACGGCAAGCATGGCCTGGGTCTTCCTGAAGCTTCGGCTATACAAGTGCATCTCCCTAGCCCTCCCAGGCCTCAGCACTGCTGCTCTGCCAGCTGCACCTGGCAGGGACCCCCAGTGAAGACGGGGGAGCCACCCCAGTCCCAAGTGACGAGCTTGAGGAGACATGACCTTGTTCTGCGGCCAGAAAAGCGACAGGGGCTCCTTGGCCTTCACTGGGCTTCCTCACCGTCTTCCACAGCCAGCATGGAGCTGTCCCTGTGCTCTGGCCCAGCCACAGTTTTCTCAAGAGTTGTACACCCTGTCGTGTACAGTGAGGTCTGGAATGTGAGGGGTCAGCCAAGGAGCCCATGGGCAGGACAGGCCATTGTGGCTTGGGTGTGGGTCAGATAGTTCTGGGGAATGTAAGGGCACTGAGGAAAGGTCAGGCATGAATGAGTTTTGGGCAAGTGATGGGGGGGTGAGTCCTGGCATCCAGAAGGATTTTTGCTGACCTTGTGGAGGCATGGATGGTGCATAGGGAGGGTACCTCAGGTCCTTCAAACTGTTGTAGAGGTGCTGAGCACTATGGTGGGAGTCAGGCATATAGCATGGCCAGGAAGTTATACCAGAGAATGTTTCTAGCAAGAGGGCCGGCGGTTAGGGGACGGAACGGAGACCAGCAGGGCAGGTCAACCATGGGCAGCTGGCTTGGACAGGCTCATCCCTGGCAGACATTGAACACGAGTATAGACAGCAGAGCGGGCAGGCACAGTGCACGGGTGGGTCTCtgcagctttgtgtgtgtgacaatcCCAGGAGCCTGCTTTTAGGAAAACAGCAAACACTGCTCTTCAGTAACTCAGAAACTACCGGATCCCAGCACTGTAGCTCAACCTGGCAATTAGCTCCTGAAGATAGGGTGCATTGGGAATGGCTGCACTGGTTTTTCTTCTTCGGTGTATGTTTGTAGAGAACGGAACCCAGAGGACAAACCTTTAAGAATGGTGATCATAAACTAACCTCACCACGAGGCTTAGTGGTGCATGCGTTTCATCTTAGCACTTGAAGGAGGAGGAtcgtgtttgaggccagcctaggttacatagtgagaccctgtccacaGCATCTTACCTACAGAATTCTGCACTCCGCTGTCTCCTTAGCATAGAAGCACAGTTcctcacacacaggtgcacattcACCCGAGATGTCTTACAGGAGGCTCATGGTCCCCAAATACAGACAGGACAGGTGCTGCCTTTGCCTCAGGATAGGGCTTGTTTCCTGACGGGCAGCAGGTTGCCAGCACCTCCAAGTCCCCGTCTTCCTGTAGCGATGAAATCAGGAAGTTTTATGTCTCGACGTCATTAGTCTTATTGAGGGTCACCATGTGACTCTCGATGTTTCCGAGTCCCTGGCTGGGCAGGAACTCCCTGCtcatctttttcttccccctcctgaaCTGCAGGGCCCCTTTCTGGACTGGGTAGACGCCTTCCTCCACAGCACTTCTTCACCAATGTCTTTCCACCCAGTGCTGACATGACATCGTCTTCTGCTTTCACTAAGGGTCAGAGGGAAGCTCATTCACACTGTAGTGCTGAGACTATCCCTGAATTTACTGACTGCCTGAGGGTCCCTCAGCTCTCACAGCCCACATGTTCTCTGGGAGCAGCTGGAGCCCTGGACTGTGGTTAGGAGTACAGCTCTGTTCTGCAAGGGCACAGACTCCCCTGCATTAGGATGGTGGGgatgttttgattttatgtgtgtggtccTGGGAACAGAATCTTAGGCCACGGTCCCACTGAGATACACTTCAGCCCTGGCTATTTACTGGATTTACTTCCCATTTTTGGgttgctttgtgtgtatgtgtttgaagaCAAatgtcttctgtagcccaggctagcctggaactttcaatcctcttgcctcagcctcctgaatgctgagattatagatatgGGCCACATCAGACAGGATTGCTTTAACTTTTGTTTCATGattatgttaaaaacaaaccCTAAGCTTCCTGGGCAACCTTCAAATAAGACATCCAGGTGTCCATTTGCTGCTTCCcgcccctctgcccccccccacacacacacaaggtccaCTCCTTGTCAGGTACTTTGTTATTTATATGCTTTCATACTGTCAGCAGGCATACTTGCCGGAGTGGAGAGACAAGTACCCTACAGGGGAGGTCTCTCACAATCACAGGTTCTAGAGCCATTGCTTTGCGGGCCCAGAAACAGCTCCCTCCTCCTACTCAGAGCCCAGGCACCTAGGGTCTTCCCTGGCCCAGGTGGAAAGTCCAGAACAGATCCTCAAGGTCAGGGTTGTTGGTGAAGACCCATATTTTTGGCATAGAGTGTTTGAGGAAAACTGGCCCTCTGGTCCCACCATCTCTTCTCATCCTACAAACCTGTGGTGCCCACATGCCCCTCTAGGGCCAGGTTGGATACTGGGGAGAATGGACAGTAGCTGGAAGTGACTCCATGGGGGGACAGCTGCCCCTAGATTACAGTGGGTTTGCCAAGCATTCATGACCCTCCCTGTCTGTCCCCTGCAGGAATGTGGCCTGTTGCGCAAGGGGACAGTACTTCTAGCTGACAATGTCATCGTCCCGGGAGCCCCTGACTTCCTGGAATATGTGCGGGGGAGCACCAAGTTCGAGTGCACACACTACAGCTCATACCTGGAGTACCGGGAGACAGTAGACGGCCTGGAGAAGGCCCTCTACAAGGGTCCAAGCAGCCCATGAAGTCGTGACCACTCAGCCTACCCTGAGATCCCCTTCCAGCTTCCTTCTGCCTGATGACACACACTCATCCTGACCCCACTGTGCTTCTGGAGCCTGTCCTCAAGTGCTGTGGCTCCAGGTTGTCAACACTGGCACACTCTACAGCTAGTGAGCTCACTCACCATCCAAAACCACTGCAGCAGACCCGGGAAGCAGCTGTGAGAAAAGGCTGAACTGAGCTGGAGGTGCAGTGGTCACAGTGCCTGCCCCACATGCaagaggccttgagttcaatcctacACACCAGAAAACCAAAGGGAATAAAAAGTCAGAGCAGGCGTCATCCTGCTGGTGTCACCAACTGTGTCACCTAAGAGATTCTCACAGGGTCAGTGCCAGGTCCCTGGGCACTGCCATCACCAATTAGGACCCCCAGAAATCAGGAACCTGGGAATATCCAGATGCCGCTTGGCTGTTACCAGATGGCCACAGCGCCTGCCACTGTCACCAGCCACTCACACTTCATCCTTAGAGTGAGCCATAAgctttccaggtgtggtggcgcacaatTTAATTCCAGACCCAGGAGgaaagacaggcagagctctgagttcaaggccagcctggtctacactgatttcaggacagccagggctactgactctgtctttaaaaaacaaaaacaatgctgggccatggtggtgcatgccctaaTCCCCTCActctggaggccagtctgggctacagagtgagttccaggacaggctccaaagcgacacagagaaaccctgtctcaaaacaccaaaaaacaaaaaacaaacaaaaaaaaaaaaccctgacttATATCCCGTTTTCTAGTTATGCCATGAtcttttatcatgaaagaaattaaagctcTAACTATTTGGATACAAGAGATCCACTCAATTATTGTCTCAACCACCATACTGCTCTCTTCCCTGCTGTACAACGTGACAGTCCGCCCTTGCACCCTATGACTGGgaaccctgaccctgaccctgaggACCGGTAGCTGTGGGGCCACGCTGTCCCCTGCTGCTCTCCATCCGtgtggcactcaggagacaatctctccagccctgctccctgACTTTCATAAGAGGAAGTGTGCTCAGACCACAGGGCACATCTGCCCAGGCacccagctgctgaggaagcacCCATCCACTTCCCCCTCCAAGCCTCAGAAGGGGCCTGTTTCCAGACTAGAAAAGATCAGCGTCACCTCCGCTGATCCCGCCTGGACCTACATCAACCAGCCAGCCGCCCTTCCTGGGCTGAGGGCCAGGGGCagagcctccccccaccccacacccctgccagGGCACTTGAGGAAATGTCCACCAGGTGGCAGCAGTGGCTGTTAACCCTCTTCCTCTATAGCTGGGCAGGCGGGTGAGCACTCCTCTGGTGAGCTGACtcagaagacaggcaggcagttcctttgctgctcttttaatctttaaattttcttacaaaaaTTTCGATGTTTGCTGATACAgtcttattttggtttctttctttctttttttttttattggttttcaggacaggttttctctgtgtagaccaggctggtctcgaactcacagagatccacctgtttctgccttctgagtgctgggataaaaggtgtgctccagcaccaccaccacccgtactttttttttgcgggggtcatttgcctcagcagaatccaaatgccctttattgaaggaggttggaggccttaaatacaggcttacagcacaatgggagaataTCAGAGGGtggatgttttacaatcttgcatctaaaaagctgttaatgcccaatatgcaggatacacagacaaggaacttcccttaagcattcaggagggtagaacctggcagggaattagcatagggaggatatcaaggtcaaggtcagcaagcaaggcaacagttacccaaaacaggggccagggccctacaggtcccccttttactaataaatgagattctgacttgggttgcgtgggacgtcagcaggttaccttacctgtcatggagacgcctgctcaggccacacaggtactctgtcttaggttggtgagtgccccccaggcattacccatctttGAATACTCAttatacaggctcaatcgtgtgtgagctgcagagttaactgctgccaaagatctcaaagtggcactgggcttgcaatctgtgtgttccacacagaaaagaccaacagaagtcctaacccacccatacccagtaggctaaaggcaactgagagattcccttccttaatgagccttactgcaaattggagtccttgtaagatagtattgGTTTCACTTTTAATGCTTGTTGTCAGTCTTCGTCATCTCTAAGTCACAAACA
Proteins encoded in this region:
- the LOC114681002 gene encoding catechol O-methyltransferase-like → MLFAVISLGLLLLTLFLFLRRLGWDMLPIIWIEFVQQPVRNLLMGDTKEQRILRHVQQHAKPGDPQSVLDAIDTYCSEKEWAMNVGASKGQILDAVIREYKPSLVLELGAYCGYSATRIARLLPPGGRLLTMEMNPDYAAITRQMLSLAGLQDKVTILIGASQDLIPQLKTKYDVDTLDMVFLDHWKDRYLPDTRLLEECGLLRKGTVLLADNVIVPGAPDFLEYVRGSTKFECTHYSSYLEYRETVDGLEKALYKGPSSP